In the Nocardia asteroides genome, GCCCCTTGACGTTCACCGGGAACCCCGCGACCCGCTCGGCGAAGGTCTGCAGGTGCTGCTGGGCGAGCAGCGTGGTCGGGACCAGCACCGCCACCTGCTTGCCGTCCTGCACCGCCTTGAAGGCGGCGCGCACCGCGATCTCGGTCTTGCCGTAGCCGACGTCGCCGCAGACCACCCGGTCCATCGGGACCGCCTTCTCCATGTCCGCCTTGACGTCGGCGATGGCGGTCATCTGGTCGACGGTCTCGGTGAAGGCGAAGGCGTCCTCCATCTCCTGCTGCCACGGGGTGTCCGGGCCGAAGGCGTGGCCGGGCGCGGCCTGGCGCGCCGCGTAGAGCTGCACCAGCTCGCCCGCGATCTCGCGAACGGCCTTGCGCGCCTTGCGCTTGGTGTTCGCCCAGTCCGAGCCGCCGAGCTTGGAGAGGCTCGGCAGCTCGCCGCCGACGTAGCGGGAGAGCTGGTCCAGCGACTCCATCGGCACGAAGAGCCGGTCGCCGGGCTGGCCGCGCTTGCCCGGCGCGTACTCGATCACCAGGTACTCGCGCCTGGCGCCGCCGACGGTGCGCTCGATCATCTCCACGAACCGGCCGATGCCGTGCTGGTCGTGCACGACCATGTCGCCCGCGACGAGCGCCAGCGGGTCGACCTGGTTGCGCCGCTTGGCGGGCAGCCGCCTGCCCTCGCCCGCGGCGGCAACCCGATTGCCGGTCAGGTCGGACTCGGCGACCACGACCAGCCCGGCGCCGCCGAAGACGACGCCGCCGTGCAGCGAGCCGCAGAGCACGCCGACCACGTCGGGCGCGGGCTCGGCGCCCGGATCCAGTGCGGCGGCGGGCACCTCGGCGTCGGCGAGCCGCTCCAGCACGCGCTGGGCGGTGCCGTGCCCGGCGACGACAACGACAGCCCTGCCGCCGGTGGCGAGGTGCGCGCGCAGCGAGGCGAAGAGCAGGGCGACCAGTTCGTCCGAGCCGCGCGCGGTGGCGCCCGCCGTGATCGGCAGCTCCACCTCGGCCGGGTCGCCGGAGGCCAGCGGGCTCAGCGTCCACCAGGGCAGGCCGTTGCGGTCCGCGCTCTCCCGGATGACCGGCAGCGGGCGGTAGGCCGACGCGGCGAGGTCGAGGCCGTGGCCGCCGAGCGGCGCGGTACCGCCGAACGAGGCCGCGGTCCAGGACGCCTCCAGGAACTCCGCGCCGGTGCGCACCAGGTCCGCGGCGCGGGTCCGCACCTTCTCCGGGTCGCAGAGCAGGATGTGGCTACCTTCCGGCAGCACCTCGGTGAGCAGCCGCAGCGCCCCCGGTTGCAGCACCGGAAGCAGCGCCTCCATGCCCTCCACCGGGATGCCGTCGGAGAGCTTGGCCAGCATCTCCGACAGCGCCGCGTCGGCGGCGTTGTCGATCGCCACCTCGGCCGCGCGGAGCCGCACCGCCTCGGTGAGCAGCAGCTCCCGGCAGGGCGGGGCGACCACGGTCTGCACCGTGATCTCCGGCAGCGAGCGCTGGTCGGCGACCGAGAAGGCGCGCAGCTCGCTCACCTCGTCGCCCCAGAACTCGACGCGCACCGGGTGGTCGGCGGTCGGCGGGAAGAGATCGAGGATGCCGCCGCGCACCGCGAACTCGCCGCGCTTGCCGACCATGTCCACCCGGGAATAGGCGAATTCGACCAGCCGGGTGAGCAATTCGTCGAAATCGAACTCGGCGCCGAGCCGCAGCACCACCGGCTCGATATCGCCGAGCCCGGCCGCCATCGGCTGCATGAGCGAGCGCACCGTGGTGACCACGACGCGCAGCGGCGGGCCGGAGACGGCGTCCTCCGGGTGCGCCAGCCTGCGCAGCACCGAGAGCCTGCGGCCCACCGTGTCGGCGCCGGGGGAGAGCCGCTCGTGCGGCAGCGTCTCCCAGGACGGGAACTGCGCGACGCTCGCGCCGAGCATCTCGGTGAGCTCGACCGTGAGGTCGTCGGCCTCGCGCCCGGTCGCCGTCACCACCACCAGCGGCCTGCTCTCCTCGTTCGCCAGCGCGGTGGCGACGAACGGGCGCGCCGGGCCGGGGGCGACCAGCGCGACCGAGGACTTCCCGACCAGATCGGCGACGGTGCGCAGCGCCTGATCGGCGCCGGCCGCCGCGGCCAGCCCCGCCAGGGGTGGGGGTTGGGCAGACATGGAAAAAGTCTATCGGTGCTGGGTGACAGCTCCCCGGCGCGGGGTGCCTACCCCCTACGGCACATATCTCCGCAGCCTGCGGGCGGCGAACTCGCGGAAGTAGGAGAGCTTCTCCGCGGGCACGATGGCGGGCAGCAGGAAGTACCAGGCGCGCTCCATGCGGACCGCCATCTGGTCGATCGACTCGGTGCCGACGGCGGTGATGTGCACGCCGGCCGTCATCTCCTGGAGGAGCAGCCCGATCACCTCGGCGTCGAGATCGGGCTCCAGGTCACCCTGGGCGATGGCGCGCTCGGAGAGGACGCGGTACGTCTCGCCCCAGGTCTTGGCGATGTTGTCGCCCTGGGCGCCGCGGTAGTCGCCGATCTGGTGGGTCAGCTTGAGCATGGCCCCGACCATCGGATCGTTCATCGATAGGTCGGCGACGACGTAGGTGATGCCGATGCACGCCTCCAGGGCGGGCACGCGGGAATCGAAGAACCCCTGGCAGGAACTGATCAGCCGCTCGTTGCCCTGATCGACGACGGCACGGGCCAGTTCTTCCTTGGAGCCGAAATGAAAGTACAGCGCGCCCTTGGTGACGTTCGACTGCGCGATGATCTCGCTCAGGCTCGCGTTCGCATATCCCAAGCGCAGAAAGACATCGGCAGCGCCTGCCAGAACGGAATCGCGGGTAATCTCCGCGCGCGCTTGCCTAGCCATCAGATCCGCCTGTCATCCAAAAACCAGCCATCCTGAAGTAGACCGACATCCCGAAGTAGACCGACTTACCACCCGAACAGCACTGAGAGGATGCGTGAACCGTACCACCCGGCGGCACCGCCCCCGGCAATTCGCGCATTCGCCCGGGCGCACCGCGCAATTCGCGAGCTAACACTCGACCGCGTCCCCGGCTCCGGCCCTGCGCTGCGAGGTCAGCCGGGGAGCCGCCTCCAGGTGGCTCAGACCGTTCCAGCACAGGTTCACCAGATGCGCGGCCACCACTTCCTTCGACGGTTCGCGCACGTCCAGCCACCAGGTCGCGGCGGTGGAGACCATCCCGACCAGCGCCTGAGCGTAGAGGGTGGCGAGGCTGGTGTCGAAACCGCGCCGCCCGAAGTCGTTGCCGAGGATGTGCGCGACCTGGTTCACCGCCTCGTTGAGCAGGCTGGAGTAGCGCCCGTCGGCGGTTGCCGCCGGCTGGTCGCGGACCAGGATGCGGAACCCGTCGGTGCGCTCCTCGATGTAGGTCAGCAGCGCCAGCGCCACCTGCTCCAGCCGCTCCTGCGAGCGGTTGCGGGTGAGCGAGGAGGTGATCATGTCGAGCAGCATCGACATCTCCCGGTCGACGACGACCGCGTAGAGCCCCTCCTTGCCGCCGAAGTGCTCGTACACCACGGGTTTCGAGACCTGGGCGCGGAGCGCGATCTCCTCGATCGAGGTGCCGTCGTACCCGCGCTCGGCGAAGATCGAACGGCCGATCTCGATCAGCTGCTGGCGCCGCTGGGTACCCGTCATGCGCGGCCGTTGCGGCCGCTGGGTCTCACCCGATGGCATCGCTTCGCCTCCTGCGATGTCGTGGTACCGCCGTCACGGCTCCGGGCCCTCCGAGGTTTCAACTGTTCCAGACAGCGTCCCGGGCGTGACAGCGGGGCACTTCCTCGCGGCCGCGCGGGTTCGACGGAAGCGAGGTCGGCATGCGAGGATTCATGCCGTGCCGTGGGCACAGCGGCGGGTCGTGCCGAAACGGCACAGCCGGCCGGTGTGACGATCCGCCGTAGTGTAATGGCAGCACCTCTGATTTTGGTTCAGATAGTTCAGGTTCGAGTCCTGGCGGCGGAGCACGCACATGTGACTATCGTGGGCCCCGCGTTTGGCCCAGCACGATGACAGGCAGCCGAGGGAGATCCATGCCACAGCAGACCGCCGTCGTCGTTCTCGCCGCTGGCGCCGGAACGCGAATGCGGTCGAAGACCCCCAAGGTGCTGCATTCGCTGGCCGGCCGGAGCATGCTCGCGCACGCGCTGCATGCGGCGAACGAGATCGACCCCGCATACCTCATCACCGTGGTCGGGCACGACCGCGAACAGGTCGGCGCCGCGGTCGCCGCGGTCGCCGCCGAGCAGGGGCGGGAGATCCTGCCCGCCCTGCAGGAGGAGCAGCTCGGCACCGGGCACGCGGTGCAGTGCGCACTGCGCGCGGTGCCGGAGGACTTCGACGGCGACCTGCTCGTCACCTCCGCCGACGTCCCGCTGCTCGACGGCCACACCCTGGCCGCGCTGCTCGACGAGCACCGCAGCTACGCCGAGCGCCCCGCCGTGACGGTGCTCACCTTCGTCCCGGACGACGCCAACGGCTACGGCCGGATCGTGCGCGACGCCGACGGCCAGGTGCTGGAGATCGTCGAGCACGCCGACGCCACCCCGGAGCAGGCCGCGATCACCGAGGTCAACTCCGGCGTCTACGCCTTCGACGCCAAGGTGCTGCGCAGCACCATCACCCACCTCTCCACCGCGAACGCCCAGCACGAGCTGTACCTCACCGACGTGCTCCGGCTCGCCCGCGAGGACGGCCACACCGTGCAGGGCGCCCGACTGGTGGACGAGGCCAAGGTCACCGGGGTCAACGACCGGGTGCAGCTGGCCGCCGCCACCCGCACGCTGAACCGCTACATCCTGGAGCGGCACATGCGCGCCGGGGTCACCGTGATCGACCCGGCCACCACCTGGGTCGACGCGGGCGTCCGGATCGGCAGGGACGCGGTGCTGCGGCCCGGGACGCAGCTCTTCGGCGCCACCGTGATCGGCGAGGACGCCGAGATCGGGCCGGACAGCACGCTCACCGACGTGCTGGTCGGCGACGGGGCGTCGGTGGTGCGCACGCACGGCTCCGGGGCCGCCATCGGGGCAGGCTCGACCGTCGGGCCGTTCGCCTACCTGCGACCGGGAACGGTGCTGGGCGAATCGGGCAAACTCGGCGCATTCGTGGAGACCAAGAACGCCACCATCGGCGATCACTCCAAGGTCCCGCACCTCACCTACGTCGGCGACGCCACCATCGGCGAGCACAGCAACATCGGCGCGTCGAGCGTCTTCGTCAACTACGACGGGGTGCGCAAGCACCACACCGTGGTCGGGTCGCACGTGCGCACCGGCAGCGACACGATGTTCGTCGCGCCGATCACCGTGGGTGACGGCGCCTATACGGCAGCGGGTACCGTACTGCGCAGAAGCGTCCCACCCGGCGCCCTCGCGGTGTCGGGCGGAGCGCAGCGCAATCTCGACAACTGGGTGCCGCGCAACCGGCCGGGAACCGCGGCGGCGCACGCGGCCACGGAGGCCATCGCGGCCAGCGACACAGCGAGTCAGGCAACAGAGCAAAAGGATGGCGAACAGCAGTGACCGCGTTCTCGACCGACAACCAGAAGAACCTCATGCTCTTCGCGGGGCGCAGCCATCCTGAGCTGGCCGAACAGGTCGCGAAGGAGCTGGACGTCCACGTCACCCCGCAGACCGCGCGGGAATTCGCGAACGGCGAGATCTTCGTCCGCTTCGAGGAGTCGGTGCGCGGCTCGGACGCCTTCGTCATGCAGAGCTTCCCGGCGCCGCTGAACCAGTGGCTCATGGAGCAGCTCATCATGATCGACGCGCTCAAGCGCGGCTCGGCCGAGCGGATCACCGCGGTGCTGCCCTTCTACCCGTACGCGCGGCAGGACAAGAAGCACCGCGGCCGCGAGCCCATCTCCGCCCGCCTCGTCGCCGACCTGCTGAAGACCGCCGGTGCGCACCGGATCATCACCGTCGACCTGCACACCGACCAGATCCAGGGCTTCTTCGACGGCCCGGTCGACCACATGCACGCGCTCTTCCAGCTCTCCGAGCACGTGCGGGCCAACTACAGCCTGGACAACGTCACCGTCGTCTCGCCGGACGCGGGCCGCGTGAAGGTCGCCGAGAAGTGGGCCGACGCGCTCGGCGGCGCGCCCGTCGCCTTCATCCACAAGACCCGCGACCCGCTGGTGCCGAACCAGGTCAAGTCGCACCGCCCGGTCGGCGACGTCGACGGCCGCACCTGCATCCTGATCGACGACATGATCGACACCGGCGGCACCATCGCCGAGGCCGTGCGCGTGCTGCGCGAAGCGGGCGCCGTCGACGTCGTGATCGCCGCCACGCACGGCGTCCTCTCCGCGCCCGCCGCCGAGCGGCTCGCCGCCTGCGGCGCCCGCGAGGTGGTGGTGACCAATACCCTGCCGATCACCGAGGACAAGAAGTTCCCGCAGCTCACGGTGCTCTCCATCGCGCCGCTGCTGGCCAGGACCATTCGCGAGGTGTTCGAGAACGGCTCGGTCACGGGACTGTTCAACGGCAACGCTTGAGTTCTTCGTTCGGTACGGGCCCGGGGTTTCTGTAACCCCGGGCCCGTCCCGTTTCCGCCCCAGGCCGCTCTCAGCTACCGCACGTACAGTGGCGGCCCGAGTGGGTACCCCGCCGGTAGCTCGACCGAACGGAGGCGTTGATGAGTACACCGCAGGAGCGGCGACCGCACGAGCCGGAGCCGGGGTCGCCCGGGGCCGGTGCGGGAGGCTCTGGTGGTGGAGAAACTGCCGAGAAAGCGGCAGGTGGTGCGGTTGTCGCCCCGGGTGTGTCGAAGGTCATCGGCGAGGATTCGGGTGCGGAGGTCGTGGAGTCGGGCGGTAAGTCCGCGCCTGTGAAGTCGGCTGATATCCCGGCGGTCGAGGACGCCCCGGCCGGAGATGCGCCGAGCGAGGGCGCCGAGGACGAATCCACAAAGGCGCGCGCCGCGAAGCCTGCAGCGGTTGAGGCGCCGGACGACGCCACCGCAGCACCAGCGGGCGGCAAAGCTCCCGCCGATGGACCCGCGGAGTCCGTCGACGACGAGGTACCGCGAGCGGACGCCGCGCAGCCGTTAGACGACCGAGCCCCGGAGACGGGCGACGCGAAACCGACCGACGACCAAGACCCGGAGACGGGTGACGCACAGCCGACCGAGGAGCGAGCCCCGGAGACCGGTGATGCGCAGCCGACCGACGACCGAGCCCCGGAAGCAGGCGGCGCGCAGCCGACGGGCGGTGAAGCATCGGGCCTGGTCCGGGACGCCCCGGAATCGGCCGAGGCGGTTCCGAGTGCGCGTGCTGGCACGGCGGCCGATGATCAGGCGGCGGTCGAGGACGTCTCGGAAGCTGCCGACGAACCGGCTCCGGAGGAGCTCGCTGCGGGCGAGGCGGCGGGCCACGACGAACCCTCGATAACCGTCGATGGCCGAACCTCTGGCGAAGGATTCGCGAAGCCCACCGCGCCACCGGACGCGGATTCCGCGGGAACCGCCGCAGGTGCGGTGCCGAGTACGGGTGTTGCCGATTCCGGCGACGGTGCGGCGCCGCACGCGGGCGGGGAAACATCGGAGGATGCGGCTGTTTCCGGCGAAGCCGGGAGTGACGCGGCGGAGGCCGGGCCACCGGCCGAATCGGCCGAAGCCGTGGGCACCGTCGAACTCTCCGCGGTGGAAGTGGCCGAAGCGCCGACTGTCGACCAGGGCGCCGTCGCTGACGACGTCCCCCTGGACAAGCCGCACCCCCCTGCGGCTGCCGAGCCGACCGTCTTCCTCCCGAGCACGGTGTTCGGCGGGCCGATCGGCCACGATACGACGGCCCGTCCACCTCGTGCGGTCCCCCCACCCGCACCCGCAGGCGGCCAACCCGTGCCTGCGATTCACCGACCCGCGCCCGGCAGACCGAGTACCCCGGCGGCATCGGTCGCCCCGCCGATCGGCCCACCGGCACCCGGTCCGAACCCGGTCCCGGCGGGACCGCCGACCGGCTTCCCGGCGATAACCCCGCCCGCCCCGAACCCCCGGACCGCGTTCCGCCCGCACCCCCCTTCCCCTCCCCCGGCCCCGGTGAACGGCTGGAAGCTCGGCAGCCCGAGTGCCCCGGCACCGCGCGCGAACGACCAGCCCGCACCGCGGAACTGGCTGAACCAGGGCGCGGGCGAGACGGTGCGCATCCCGCGCGGCGCGCTCACCCCGGACGCGGGCGCGACCGTCCGCATCCCCGCCGACTGGCAGCAGAACGACCCGAACTACCTGCCCGGCAAACCCCTGGAACGGCAGAAGACGGAGGTCCAGCTTTTCGCCATCCTCAGTTTCGTCTGCGCCGTCGCCGCACTGTTCCTGGTCCCCATCCTTTTCGGCCCCGCGGGAATCGCGCTCGGAATCACCGGCCATACCCGCAGGGAGGAACGCGGGAAATGGGCGGCGGTCACGGCGGGGTGCGCGATGATTGTCGGGCTCGCGGTGCAGCTCGCGTTCGGCCGCAACGTGATCCCCGGCGTGAATTGGCCGTGAGCGCGGCGTAGTTTGCGAGTATGAGCGGTTTCTCGGGTTTCCCGCTGGCCGGCCTGGATTTCTACGAGGATCTCGAAGCGGACAATTCCAAATCGTTCTGGACGGCGCACCGGGACGTGTACGAGAGCGCCGTGCGCGAACCGATGCTCGCGCTGACCGCGCTGCTGGAGCCCGAGTTCGGCCCGGCGAAACTGTTCCGGCCGTACCGGGACGTGCGGTTCTCGAAGGACAAGACGCCGTACAAGACGGCGCAGGGCGCGGTGGTGCACACCGCGCCGGGCGTCGGCTGGTACGTGCAGGTCGGGGCGCCGGGGCTGTTCGTCGGCGGCGGTTTCTACCACGGCTCGCCCGGGCAGCTGGCGCAGCTGCGGAGCACCGTCGACGACGAGGTGCGCGGCACCGAGCTGCGCACGATCCTGGCCGCCACCGCCGCCGCGGGCTTCACCATCGGCGGCGAGAAGCTCAAGACCAAGCCGAAGGGGTTCGACGCCGACCACCCGCGAATCGACCTGCTCCGGCACAAGTCGATCACCGCGGGCAGGCAGTTCGGCGCCCCCGACTGGCTGGAGACGCCGCGCACCGCCGACGAGATCAGGACCGCATGGGAGGACGTGCGCCCCCTGGTCGAGTGGCTCTCCGCCGTCGTCGGCGGCGCGGGCGACTGAGCTACCTCCGCCCGGCGAGCACCAGCACGAACCGATTCTCCGGATCGGTCCAGGTGTGTTCGGTGTCGAACCCGGCGGCGTCCAGCTCGGCGCGCAGGCCCTCGACGCGGAATTTGGCCGAGATCTCGGTGCGCATCTGCTCGCCGCGGGCGAACCGCACCTCGAGGTCGAGTTCGCGGACCCGGACGGTCATGTCCTCGGCCGCCTCCAGCCGCATCTCGATCCACTCCCGCTCGGCGTCCCAGAGCGCGACGTGCGCGAACTTCTCCGGCTCGAAGTCGGCGGCGAGGCGGTTGTTCAGCACGTGCAGGACATTGCGGTTGAACTCCGCGGTGACCCCGGCGGCATCGTCGTAGGCGGGGACGAGGATCGCGGGGTCGATGACGAGGCCGGCGCCGAGCAGCAGCCGCTCCCCCGGCTCCAGCACGTCGTGGATGCTCGCCAGGAACTCGGCGCGCTCGGCGGGCACCAGGTTGCCGATGGTGCCGCCGAGGAAGACCACCATGCGCCTGCCGCCGCCGGGCAGGTTGTGCAGCGTGTCGGTGAAGTCGCTGACCACGCCGTGCACCGCGAGGTCGGGGAACTCGGCGGCGATCTCCCTGGTCGACTCTCGGAGCGCGGCGGCGGAGACGTCCTGCGGCACATAGGTTTTCAGCGGTCCGGCGGCGCGGGCGGCGGTGAGCAGCAGCCGGGTCTTGGCGGCGGAGCCCGCACCGAGTTCGACGAGCACCTCGGCCTCGGCGGCGGCGGCGATCTCGTCGACCACGCGCTCCAGCAGGGCGCGCTCGGTGCGGGTCGGGTAGTACTCGGGCAGCGCGGTGATCCGCTCGAAGAGCTCGCTGCCGCGGGCGTCGTAGAACCACTTGGGGGGCAGGGTCTTCGGTGCGGAGGTCAGGCCGGTGGTCGCGTCGGTGCGGAGCGCGGCGGTGAGGTCGGCGTCGGACAGGTGGATCTCCAGCGTCGGTGCGGTCATCGCGGGGCGCCTTCCTTGGCATCGAGCAGGGGCTGGACGGTGAGGTCGCCGGGGGCGGCGGTCACCAGCATGTGGTCGGCGATGGGTTGCCAGCCGGGGTCGTCGTCGTAGGGCTCCGAGGCGAGCACCGCGGAATCGGCGGTGACCAGCGCGGACATCCCGTGGTGGACGGTGGTGGCCCAGAGCCGCTCACCGTTGCCGAGCAGCAGGGTGAGCCGGGAATCCGGCGCGTGCCCGAGCACCGCCGCCGCCAGGTCGCGCAGCGCCGCGGCCGGGCCGTCGGCGTCGCCGGGTTCGACGGCGCCGAGCAGGCCGCGCAGCAGCACCCAGAGCGCGGCGGCGTCGGTGGGGGCCTCGGCGGCGAGCAGGTCGATGGTCTGGAAGCGGCGGGTGGCGCCCGCGGTGGTGGCCGCGATGTCCAGGTCCGAGAGGGCGGCGGAGAGCGCGAGCCGCCAGTCCGGGACGACGCCGTTGTGGCTGAAGGCCCAGCGGCCGTCGGTGAACGGCGCGCAGGCGGTGCGCTCGATCGGGGTGCCGACCGTCGCCGAGCGCACCGCGGCGAGCACCGCGGTGGAGCTGAGCTGCGGGAGCACCTCGTCCACAGCGGGGTCGGTCCAGATCGGCGCGGGGTTGCGGTAGCGGGTCACGATCGGCTCCGGCCGGGGCTCCCGGTCGGAGGGCGTCTCCCCCGGTGCGACGGCACCTGCCGGTCCCGGCGCGGCAACCGGCCCGCCGGGCGTGGACGGGTGGACAGCGGGCATGGACGGATCGGGCGCGTCGGCCCCCCGCTCCGCCGACCCGGCAGGCACGGAATCCGGCGCACGCCACCAGGCCACGCCGAACCCGTCGGCGTTGATCGTCCCCCCGCCGCGCATGTCCCTCGGTGCCCACGCCTGGGTCCGCAGCGAGTGCGGGCCCCTGGTCAGCACAGTGCCGACGGGCACGGCGGGGCCCACGTATCCCAGGTGGCGGCACATCAGCGCCGCCCCCCGGAGTGCGCGGGCCGCCCGGCCCCGGTCACCGGCCCGCGCGCAGGTCGCGCGCCAGCCGGAAGCCGGCGAAGATCTGCCTGCGGATGGGGTGGTCCCAGTTCCGGAAGGTGCCGCGGCAGGCGACCGGGTCGGTGCCGAACGAGCCGCCGCGCAGCATCCGGTAGTCGCCGCCGAAGAAGACGTCGGAGTACTCGGCGTAGGGGAAGGCGCGGAACCCCGGGTACGGCTCGAACCCGGACGAGGTCCACTCCCAGACGTCACCGATGAGCTGGTGCACCCCGGCGGGCGAGGCGCCGACCGGGTAGGCGCCGACGTCGGCAGGCTCCAGGTGCCGCTGGCCCAGGTTGGCCTGCGCCACGCCGGGGTCGGCATCGCCCCACGGGTAGCGGCGGGTCGCCCCGGTCTCCGGGTCGAAGCGCGCGGCCTTCTCCCACTCCGCCTCGGTGGGCAGCCGCTTGCCCGCCCAGTTCGCGTATGCCTCGGCCTCGTACCAGCAGACGTGCACGACGGGCTGGTGCGGCCGCAGCGGGGTCGGCGCGCCGAAGGCACGGCGCCACCAGGTGCCGGAGCCGTCGCGCTCCCAGAACTGCGGCGCCACCAGCCCCGCGTCGGCCCGGTGCCGCCAGCCCCGCTCGGACCACAGCTCCGGCCGCTCGTACCCGCCGTCGGCGAGGAAGGCCAGGTACTCCCCGTTGGTGACCGGCGCCGCGTCGATGGCGAAGCCGGGGACGTGCACCGGGTGCGCGGGGCGTTCGTTGTCCAGCGCCCACGGGTCGGTGGAGGTGCCCATGGCGAACTCGCCGGCAGGCACGATCACCTCGCCGCGCACCGGAACCCGCGCGGCGGGCGGGGGCGGCGCGGCGAGCACGGCGGGGCCGGTGCGCAGCTGGTGCGTGGCGAGCATGGTCTCGTCGTGCTGCTGCTCGTGCTGGGCGACCATTCCGAAGGCGAAGCCGCCCTGGGCCAGCGGATTCCCGTGCAGCGGGGCACTGGAGAGCACGTCGAGCACCTCGTCGCGCACCGAGCCGACGTAGCCGCGGGCCTGGGCCGGGTCGAGCAGCGGCAGCTCGGGGCGGTCGGCCCGCGCGTGCTTGAAGGCGTCGTAGAGCTCGTCGATGTCGCCGCGCACGGCGGCGCGGCCGCCGACGTCGCGCACCAGCCAGAGCTCCTCCTGGTTGCCGATGTGCGCGAGATC is a window encoding:
- the mfd gene encoding transcription-repair coupling factor; its protein translation is MSAQPPPLAGLAAAAGADQALRTVADLVGKSSVALVAPGPARPFVATALANEESRPLVVVTATGREADDLTVELTEMLGASVAQFPSWETLPHERLSPGADTVGRRLSVLRRLAHPEDAVSGPPLRVVVTTVRSLMQPMAAGLGDIEPVVLRLGAEFDFDELLTRLVEFAYSRVDMVGKRGEFAVRGGILDLFPPTADHPVRVEFWGDEVSELRAFSVADQRSLPEITVQTVVAPPCRELLLTEAVRLRAAEVAIDNAADAALSEMLAKLSDGIPVEGMEALLPVLQPGALRLLTEVLPEGSHILLCDPEKVRTRAADLVRTGAEFLEASWTAASFGGTAPLGGHGLDLAASAYRPLPVIRESADRNGLPWWTLSPLASGDPAEVELPITAGATARGSDELVALLFASLRAHLATGGRAVVVVAGHGTAQRVLERLADAEVPAAALDPGAEPAPDVVGVLCGSLHGGVVFGGAGLVVVAESDLTGNRVAAAGEGRRLPAKRRNQVDPLALVAGDMVVHDQHGIGRFVEMIERTVGGARREYLVIEYAPGKRGQPGDRLFVPMESLDQLSRYVGGELPSLSKLGGSDWANTKRKARKAVREIAGELVQLYAARQAAPGHAFGPDTPWQQEMEDAFAFTETVDQMTAIADVKADMEKAVPMDRVVCGDVGYGKTEIAVRAAFKAVQDGKQVAVLVPTTLLAQQHLQTFAERVAGFPVNVKGLSRFTDPADAREVLRGMADGEVDIVVGTHRLLQTGVRWKDLGLVVVDEEQRFGVEHKEHIKALRTHVDVLTMSATPIPRTLEMSLAGIREMSTILTPPEERHPVLTYVGSYNDKQVTAAIRRELLRDGQVFYVHNRVSSIDKAAKHLRDLVPEARIAIAHGQMNEDTLERTVQGFWEREFDVLVCTTIIETGLDISNANTLLVERADTLGLSQLHQLRGRVGRSRDRGYAYFLYPPEKPLTETAYDRLATIAQNSDLGAGMAVAMKDLEIRGAGNVLGAEQSGHVAGVGFDLYVRLVGEAVEAYRAAADGRPITTDEVREVRVDLPVDAHIPPDYVASDRLRLEAYRKLAAAQDDATLAGVMEELVDRYGPLPEEVGRLISVARLRLLAREYGVTEIAVTGTTIKIAPLTLPDSKQLRLKRLHPSASYRAASGIVQLPIPRVEDSVGAQRMRDVQLLQLIADLLLALDGKAAGAVDLRVRAEATAR
- a CDS encoding TetR/AcrR family transcriptional regulator, which encodes MARQARAEITRDSVLAGAADVFLRLGYANASLSEIIAQSNVTKGALYFHFGSKEELARAVVDQGNERLISSCQGFFDSRVPALEACIGITYVVADLSMNDPMVGAMLKLTHQIGDYRGAQGDNIAKTWGETYRVLSERAIAQGDLEPDLDAEVIGLLLQEMTAGVHITAVGTESIDQMAVRMERAWYFLLPAIVPAEKLSYFREFAARRLRRYVP
- a CDS encoding ribose-phosphate diphosphokinase; the protein is MTAFSTDNQKNLMLFAGRSHPELAEQVAKELDVHVTPQTAREFANGEIFVRFEESVRGSDAFVMQSFPAPLNQWLMEQLIMIDALKRGSAERITAVLPFYPYARQDKKHRGREPISARLVADLLKTAGAHRIITVDLHTDQIQGFFDGPVDHMHALFQLSEHVRANYSLDNVTVVSPDAGRVKVAEKWADALGGAPVAFIHKTRDPLVPNQVKSHRPVGDVDGRTCILIDDMIDTGGTIAEAVRVLREAGAVDVVIAATHGVLSAPAAERLAACGAREVVVTNTLPITEDKKFPQLTVLSIAPLLARTIREVFENGSVTGLFNGNA
- a CDS encoding DUF4190 domain-containing protein, whose product is MSKVIGEDSGAEVVESGGKSAPVKSADIPAVEDAPAGDAPSEGAEDESTKARAAKPAAVEAPDDATAAPAGGKAPADGPAESVDDEVPRADAAQPLDDRAPETGDAKPTDDQDPETGDAQPTEERAPETGDAQPTDDRAPEAGGAQPTGGEASGLVRDAPESAEAVPSARAGTAADDQAAVEDVSEAADEPAPEELAAGEAAGHDEPSITVDGRTSGEGFAKPTAPPDADSAGTAAGAVPSTGVADSGDGAAPHAGGETSEDAAVSGEAGSDAAEAGPPAESAEAVGTVELSAVEVAEAPTVDQGAVADDVPLDKPHPPAAAEPTVFLPSTVFGGPIGHDTTARPPRAVPPPAPAGGQPVPAIHRPAPGRPSTPAASVAPPIGPPAPGPNPVPAGPPTGFPAITPPAPNPRTAFRPHPPSPPPAPVNGWKLGSPSAPAPRANDQPAPRNWLNQGAGETVRIPRGALTPDAGATVRIPADWQQNDPNYLPGKPLERQKTEVQLFAILSFVCAVAALFLVPILFGPAGIALGITGHTRREERGKWAAVTAGCAMIVGLAVQLAFGRNVIPGVNWP
- a CDS encoding DUF2461 domain-containing protein — its product is MSGFSGFPLAGLDFYEDLEADNSKSFWTAHRDVYESAVREPMLALTALLEPEFGPAKLFRPYRDVRFSKDKTPYKTAQGAVVHTAPGVGWYVQVGAPGLFVGGGFYHGSPGQLAQLRSTVDDEVRGTELRTILAATAAAGFTIGGEKLKTKPKGFDADHPRIDLLRHKSITAGRQFGAPDWLETPRTADEIRTAWEDVRPLVEWLSAVVGGAGD
- the glmU gene encoding bifunctional UDP-N-acetylglucosamine diphosphorylase/glucosamine-1-phosphate N-acetyltransferase GlmU, whose protein sequence is MPQQTAVVVLAAGAGTRMRSKTPKVLHSLAGRSMLAHALHAANEIDPAYLITVVGHDREQVGAAVAAVAAEQGREILPALQEEQLGTGHAVQCALRAVPEDFDGDLLVTSADVPLLDGHTLAALLDEHRSYAERPAVTVLTFVPDDANGYGRIVRDADGQVLEIVEHADATPEQAAITEVNSGVYAFDAKVLRSTITHLSTANAQHELYLTDVLRLAREDGHTVQGARLVDEAKVTGVNDRVQLAAATRTLNRYILERHMRAGVTVIDPATTWVDAGVRIGRDAVLRPGTQLFGATVIGEDAEIGPDSTLTDVLVGDGASVVRTHGSGAAIGAGSTVGPFAYLRPGTVLGESGKLGAFVETKNATIGDHSKVPHLTYVGDATIGEHSNIGASSVFVNYDGVRKHHTVVGSHVRTGSDTMFVAPITVGDGAYTAAGTVLRRSVPPGALAVSGGAQRNLDNWVPRNRPGTAAAHAATEAIAASDTASQATEQKDGEQQ
- a CDS encoding TetR/AcrR family transcriptional regulator — protein: MTGTQRRQQLIEIGRSIFAERGYDGTSIEEIALRAQVSKPVVYEHFGGKEGLYAVVVDREMSMLLDMITSSLTRNRSQERLEQVALALLTYIEERTDGFRILVRDQPAATADGRYSSLLNEAVNQVAHILGNDFGRRGFDTSLATLYAQALVGMVSTAATWWLDVREPSKEVVAAHLVNLCWNGLSHLEAAPRLTSQRRAGAGDAVEC